GGGTCCGGATTCAGGGACTTTTACAATGTCCTCGACGACTTTTTTGCGACAGACTGGCCAACAAGACGAAGCTTGGCCTTCGACACATTTAAAGTCGATATTCAGGATAACGGCAATGAGTACTTAATTGAGGCGGAACTCCCGGGAATTAAAAAAGAAGAGATAGGCCTTTCGCTCAACGACGGACAGCTTACCATTACTGTTACAAAAGATGAAGATGCGGAGGATAAAGAAAAGAACTACATCCATCGCGAAAGACGTTGTGTATCAATGAGCAGAGCTATTAATTTGACAGATGTATCAACTGCGGATATTAAAGCCAAACTAATTGACGGTGTTTTGAGAATTAACGTTCCAAAAGAAGAAAAAAAGAGCACAGATATTGAGATTGAAATAGAGTAAGATAGCCAGTTTCGTACGATCTCTGAGCAATAAAAAGAGTAGGGTGCACGCCAACGGCAAGCCCCTACTCTTTTTAACATTCAAATTAAACAGCAGCCTTTATTTTCTTGACATCTTATAAGAAGAGGAATACAATCCCTCAAAGCAGATAAATTTGAAAGCATAAATTATTAAAGAGAGGAGATATTGGGATATGAAACATAACAACAGCTACTCATATTATGCGGCTATCGCACAATTCTCCTTTATTGACGCGGATCCTCTTCACGGATTCGCGCCAGTGGCTCTTGATTGTAAATAACTAGTCAGCCATCGTTGCGTATTTTCCGTTGAAGCAGGGTCCCGTCATGGGAACCCTGCTTTTTTTATATGTAAATATTAAATTTCGTTAATATGGGAGGATATAAAAATGGTAAGATATTTTTGCTATGATTTTTTTAGAAACACAAAAATCACACAGATTCTTTTATTTAGCATACAATTAACCAGAAATCGATTTAGTACTGTATTATTTTAGTAAAAAGTACTTCTTAATTCTTCTCACGTTAAACGTGATTTAGTAAAAATTTTCTGAAAGGAATTGATTTTAAATGGAAAGATACTACCAAAAAGAGATTGAGTGTGCCCCTCGCGAACAAATTAAAAAGTGGCAGAGCGAGCGGCTTGTTAAAACAGTTAAACGTGTTTACGAAAATTCTCCTTACTACAAAAAACTGATGGATGAAAAGGGAGTCACATGTAACGACATAAAATCTGTTGACGATCTTCATAAGCTTCCGTTTCTTGAAAAGGAAGATTTGAGAAAATCATATCCATATGGACTCATGTCAACCCCAATTCGCGACTGTATAAGAATACAATCCACAAGTGGCACCACAGGGAAAAGAGTTATAGCTTTTTACACTCAGAACGATCTTGACCTTTGGGACGACTGTTGTGCTAGAGCAATAACAGCCGCGGGAGCGACCAGGGATGACGTGGTGCACGTCTCATACGGGTACGGTCTTTTCACAGGTGGGTTAGGATTACATGGAGGATCTCACAAAGTAGGCTCTCTGACTTTACCTGTCTCTTCAGGAAACACTGAAAGACAGCTTCAATTTATGGAGGATCTCGGCTCCACTGTTCTTTGCTGCACACCTTCTTATGCAGCGTACCTTGCGGAAACTATTACCGAAAAAGGGCTAAAAGATCTCCTCAAGCTTAAAATTGGGATTTTCGGCGCAGAGGCATGGACAGACGAAATGCGCCGTGATATCGAAGAAAAACTTGGCATAAAGGCTTATGATATATATGGACTTACGGAGCTTTCTGGGCCAGGCGTTGCTTTCGAATGTTGCGAACAAAACGGAATGCATATAAACGAAGATCATTTCATCGCAGAAATAATCAACCCGGAAACGGGAGAGGTTTTGCCTGATGGAGAAAAGGGAGAATTGGTTTTCTCTAGCATAACAAAAGAAGCTTTCCCGCTTCTTCGTTATCGTACTCGCGACATTTGTATACTGAA
The window above is part of the Synergistaceae bacterium genome. Proteins encoded here:
- a CDS encoding Hsp20/alpha crystallin family protein; the encoded protein is MVGLVPFNRRGRGLSAGSGFRDFYNVLDDFFATDWPTRRSLAFDTFKVDIQDNGNEYLIEAELPGIKKEEIGLSLNDGQLTITVTKDEDAEDKEKNYIHRERRCVSMSRAINLTDVSTADIKAKLIDGVLRINVPKEEKKSTDIEIEIE
- a CDS encoding phenylacetate--CoA ligase — translated: MERYYQKEIECAPREQIKKWQSERLVKTVKRVYENSPYYKKLMDEKGVTCNDIKSVDDLHKLPFLEKEDLRKSYPYGLMSTPIRDCIRIQSTSGTTGKRVIAFYTQNDLDLWDDCCARAITAAGATRDDVVHVSYGYGLFTGGLGLHGGSHKVGSLTLPVSSGNTERQLQFMEDLGSTVLCCTPSYAAYLAETITEKGLKDLLKLKIGIFGAEAWTDEMRRDIEEKLGIKAYDIYGLTELSGPGVAFECCEQNGMHINEDHFIAEIINPETGEVLPDGEKGELVFSSITKEAFPLLRYRTRDICILNSKKCSCGRTMKRMGKPLGRSDDMLIVKGVNVFPSQIEAVLLKNGYEANYQIIVSRINNSDVLDINVEMTPEKFSDTIGEISAAEKVLVNDLRAVLGIFARVHLVAHKSIVRSEGKAVSVIDKRNLY